Part of the Henckelia pumila isolate YLH828 chromosome 2, ASM3356847v2, whole genome shotgun sequence genome is shown below.
tgattttaaaatagaTTTCAAAGTTCCATTTCAAATGATCGTGATTATACTAAATGAAAGCACGGGTTCCATGAGTAGCCATATACAGGCAACGGCCGAGCCAAAAATTATACCCGGGCTAGAATTTTGTTTCAGAATTTTCCCAAAAAACCATGTAGTACATCActcttagaaaaaaaaaaatggaacacTATTACTGTACATCATAATTTTTTTGGGCTCTAATGATTAATCCATGGGTGTGTATTTGTGGGctaatacattttttttatttgggttTTTTAATGTATTAATTTTGTACCATCTGGAATATTAATCCCAAAGTGGcaacgaaattttttttttaaaaaaatggaccACCCAGCCTGGCCTAAAGTGTGACTCCGGCCTTGCATGCATGAGTACTTGCAACCTTTGATCGGAGTATTATAAATTTATCATTTTggcataacatatatatatatatatatatatatatatatatatatatataccaattTCGTGTCTGGATCATGTAAATATTCGTTAAAAATTATACGATAATTTTTATGTCCATatcattaaaaatttgtttttataaCCATCATCAGTCTTATCATAAGTGAAAAGATTGTCATTCTATTCccttttgatttgattatcttGGATATAGTCTTAGTTTCTCTATATATACTAGCAGACAtggcacacgcgttgcgtgtgtaaaAGAAACTGACGGAAAGGGAGATGATAAAATGGGTCATGTGAGCAGTTGAGAAGATTGAAAGAAGTTGAGGGGTTTAGTTTTTGAAATATGTGGAAATAAAACAATTGAACGTGTGGAGTGGTTTGAAAGAAAAAAGTAAAGGTGGGAGAAGCATAAAGTACTATTTTGTCCATATTGAATTCTATCCATCCAAAGCCTCGGGGGACAATTCGGGAAAGAATTTTTGGTGTCCTGTAGAGCAGTTATTTTAGGCGGTAAGCGGGCGGTGACCCACGGCTTGGCAGAAATTTGCCTAGGCGGTTACtactttttatttaaaaaaaatttaaaataaaaaactaaaagagAAATGCGAAACGAGAAGCAAACATAgaaataaagaagaagaagaagaagaagcgcAGAAAAGAAAGttaaacaaaagattaaatCTCATATTACATATAAAGACTTCATATCTATtaatattgttgttgttgtttttgttgttgttattattattattattattgttgttattttATAGGAGTTTCAtacaaaaactgaaaaatataagacgtaaaaattatattttatagtaaaactcatgaatatttcaagttatttattatataggttttaaaaaaaaacgctTAGGCGCTAGGCCGTGGGTCACCGCTCGCCTACCGCCTTACGTTTTTTAGAACATTGTTATAAAGTAGTAAAGATACTAGTAATCAACGTGTATGCTacatttaaaatgaataaatatttttatattttaaaattttaaaaataaagttgaAAGATTGTAGTTACATGCAAGtagtaattaaataataaatttattgaaaatataaaaatatgaacaaTTTTGTTCATTCATTAATTTGATCAAAGTAGTTATTCTAAGGGTTAATGCGGtgtcggcgtcatcatcatcatcatcatcatcattattattattattattattattattattattattattataggaGTTTAGATAATGATTTTTGTATTGTTCAGGTGGATTGATTTAACAGGTGTATAGATAATAATGCATGaaactcttaaaataattagtttgatCAAATTAATAGATGAAGAAAATGCccttttttatattttcaataagtttattataaaatattttgatttaataatatatatatttcaaatattaatttCAAATCTTACATAAttcatttataaattataaaagctaaatttgaaatttatccaaataagtCAATTAGtttgaaattcatgattttaattAATAGCTCGATCCAAACACATCTTTATTGCATTcaccaaatttattttttctaacTCGTACTTTTTCAAAATATATGTGTATAATCATAAGTAAACGCGTGTCTTTCGGCGAAACTAATAAtctaagaaataatttttttaattaagaaaacaattttttctttaatttaattatttgatttaactatcatgttattttttatcatggaatTGTCTCCTACACTAATTATTATTTTctgatatgttttttttaaaaaataaaataaaatttttagttcctgaattataaaataaataaatatattgtttGGGCTTTGGCTTTAAATGTGAGTAAGGCCCAGAAGCCCATATCCTACCATTTCACATTCACCAATCTAGTCTCTCGTCTCTGTCGGATAGTCTCCGTCGTCTCTTCCCTGTTGCGGCGGCGTTGCCCTAGCTTCTGAATCGAAACTACACGGCTACACCGGTGGACGAGAAATCGGTAAATCTTGTTCTCAATTGTTGAAATCGACGGGTTTTGTGCTTATTTTGAAAATGTGGAGGCAGTGTTAATTGCAAGGAAAGGGGACATGAAacattaatttttgaacatgtcaTTATACGCGAAATTAGGTTTTCTTTTGCATTCCTTTCATCCTCCCCTCCGATCTTTCTCTTTGGTTTCTGCTCTTTCTTTTTCACTTTTGGCATTTCTGCAAAAAAATCTGCTTTCTTTGGTATTTCTTAATTCTGACTAACTTTGGTAGCATAAATTTTTTGATGAATCATGTCGGTTATCCTATGTATAATGTTGGGTAAATCTTGTTTCCCAAAGTGAATTGATCGTGAAGGTTCGTGACTTTGTTAACTAGGAAGAAATTTCATGGGTTCAATACTTGAGCTATTGACGCGTCAGTTTAAGTTGAAAGCTGATACGTTTTTCTTAATATCATCATAATGATGAAAAAATTAGGTTATTTCGGTCATAATATGTTGAACATTGCAAATTGTTGATGCGTGAGAAACTTAGATTTGTTCTTTGTCTCATGTAATTGACCTTAAGATATGCAGAGGGGCTGTTAATTTGCTTTCCCTTTTATTTTTGTGACAGAAATGGTCATTCCTCCAGCTACAAGGCCAGAAAGGCTAACAAAATTTCTGAAACCATATGTCCTAAGAATGCACTTTACGAACAAATTTGTTAATGCTCAAGTAGTTCACACCCCGTCTGCGACAGTAGCCTCTGCTGCCAGCACGCAAGAGAAGGCCCTGAGGATCAGCATGGAAAAGGCAAAAGAAAGCACAAGAGATGTAGCTGCAGCTGCAAAAATTGGAAAGATACTTGGGGAGCGGCTGCTACTTCAGAACATACCTGCTGTTTCGGTTTTCTTGAAGAGGGATCAGAAATATCACGGTAAAGTTAAAGCTGTAATCGACTCGTTAAGGGATGCAGGAGTCAAATTGCTATGAAAATGTGAGGGCTTTAGTAATCTTACATCTGATGCtactttaaaaaaagaaaagctAGATGAAGTTCATGGTCTGTAGTTGTGTTTTATCTTAGACAATGAAATGAGAGTAGATCAGTATGAAGGGATAATGCTGGATGACCCTGAAATTTTTACTCTGTAATAAGCATGTTTATGTAATTTGCTTTTTGTTGGCTTCTTTAATCTAAAAAATCATAATTCTGGTTGCTGGCGCGGAAACATCATCTTTTTATTCGATGTTTACATAGCTTTGCAGAGTAGAAAATGTGGCTTCTGAGGCTGTGCCTcaacttctttaaaaaaataaaacaacatTTCACTATTGTATCCAATTACTAAATTGATTGAGAGTTTTTTTTTAAGCAGTTAAAAATGGAGATTAATAAGGTGTTTGTTTAGGCTGTAGTTTTTGTATCCAAATTGTCCCCAACTGCGTTAAAGGGTCTAGATTCCCATGC
Proteins encoded:
- the LOC140884562 gene encoding uncharacterized protein → MVIPPATRPERLTKFLKPYVLRMHFTNKFVNAQVVHTPSATVASAASTQEKALRISMEKAKESTRDVAAAAKIGKILGERLLLQNIPAVSVFLKRDQKYHGKVKAVIDSLRDAGVKLL